The Mycoplasmopsis gallinacea genome includes a window with the following:
- the mnmG gene encoding tRNA uridine-5-carboxymethylaminomethyl(34) synthesis enzyme MnmG encodes MNNNNLNFEAVVIGGGHAGVEATFALANKGHKVALVSFDKTRIAMMPCNPSIGGPAKGIITREIDALGGVQGYFSDLAMIQIKMLNESKGPAVRAIRAQIDKEKYSQIIFEALSKHPNVTIIEDVATDILTDGNKFTGIVLEQNGILNAKVCVITTGTYMNSRILRGDEVTVSGPDNQKTTPKVSQSLDNLGFEIQRLKTGTPARVYAHSIDFSKVEKENLEDSYLSFSSRSGVKLDKQISCYLTYTNAQTHKIIQDNIHRSAMYSGLIEGIGPRYCPSVEDKVMRFADKERHQVFFEPETADGSIIYVNGMSTSMPIDVQDKMLRTIPGLENCEVQKWGYAIEYDAINPLQLKPTLETKIIENLFTAGQINGTSGYEEAAAQGLIAGINAGQKLENKEGLVLLRNDAYIGVLIDDLVTKGTKEPYRMLTSRAEYRLLLRNDNPDIRLAKYGHMVGLISDSDYQKVLDKYKKIEDKIVELENSFVSSKSDLALKYGITNGVSMLKVLARPEVAASDVVGDFEFKNELTTIVRLDGYIKKQEQEANKMNKLDKIVIPADLDYSQVNNIATEAKQKLEKIRPINLGQASRISGINPADIQMLLFHLKSKKGNNEA; translated from the coding sequence ATGAATAATAACAATTTAAATTTTGAAGCAGTTGTAATTGGTGGAGGACATGCTGGAGTTGAAGCAACTTTTGCGCTTGCAAATAAAGGGCACAAAGTTGCGCTTGTTTCTTTTGATAAAACAAGAATTGCAATGATGCCATGTAACCCTTCAATTGGAGGACCTGCCAAAGGGATTATTACACGTGAAATTGATGCGCTTGGAGGAGTTCAAGGGTATTTTTCTGATTTAGCAATGATTCAAATTAAAATGCTTAATGAATCAAAAGGGCCAGCAGTTAGAGCCATTAGAGCTCAAATTGATAAAGAAAAATACTCACAAATCATTTTTGAAGCTCTCTCAAAACACCCAAATGTAACTATCATTGAAGATGTTGCTACTGACATTCTTACTGATGGAAATAAATTTACTGGAATTGTTTTAGAGCAAAATGGAATTTTAAATGCTAAAGTTTGTGTGATCACAACTGGAACATACATGAATTCAAGAATTCTTCGTGGTGATGAAGTAACAGTTTCTGGACCTGATAATCAAAAAACTACACCAAAAGTAAGTCAGTCACTTGATAATTTAGGTTTTGAAATCCAAAGATTAAAAACTGGTACTCCAGCTCGGGTATATGCTCATTCAATTGACTTTTCAAAAGTTGAAAAAGAAAATTTAGAAGATTCATATTTAAGTTTCTCTTCTCGTTCTGGTGTGAAATTAGATAAGCAAATTTCATGTTATTTAACTTACACAAATGCTCAAACACATAAAATTATTCAAGATAATATTCATCGCTCTGCAATGTATTCAGGTTTAATTGAAGGAATTGGACCTAGATATTGTCCAAGTGTTGAAGATAAGGTAATGCGGTTTGCTGATAAAGAAAGACACCAAGTGTTTTTTGAACCTGAAACAGCTGATGGAAGCATTATTTATGTTAATGGTATGTCAACATCAATGCCAATTGATGTTCAAGACAAAATGCTTAGAACTATTCCGGGACTTGAAAACTGTGAGGTTCAAAAATGAGGGTATGCTATTGAGTATGATGCAATTAATCCGCTTCAACTTAAACCTACCTTAGAGACCAAAATTATTGAAAATCTTTTCACCGCAGGTCAAATTAATGGTACTAGTGGTTATGAAGAAGCTGCTGCACAAGGACTTATTGCAGGGATTAACGCAGGACAAAAACTGGAAAATAAAGAAGGTCTTGTCCTTTTAAGAAATGATGCTTATATTGGTGTTTTAATTGATGATTTAGTAACCAAAGGAACTAAAGAACCATATCGTATGCTTACTTCTAGAGCTGAATATCGTCTTTTACTTAGAAATGATAACCCTGATATTCGTCTTGCTAAATATGGTCATATGGTAGGGTTAATTAGTGATAGTGATTATCAAAAGGTTCTTGATAAATACAAAAAAATTGAAGATAAAATTGTTGAATTAGAAAATTCATTTGTTTCTTCAAAAAGTGATTTAGCTCTTAAATACGGAATTACAAATGGTGTAAGTATGTTAAAAGTACTTGCTCGTCCTGAAGTTGCTGCTAGTGATGTTGTTGGTGATTTTGAGTTCAAAAACGAATTAACAACAATTGTAAGGTTAGATGGATATATAAAAAAACAAGAGCAAGAAGCAAATAAAATGAATAAGCTAGATAAAATTGTAATTCCAGCTGATTTAGATTATTCACAAGTTAATAATATAGCTACTGAAGCAAAACAAAAACTTGAAAAAATTCGTCCAATTAACTTAGGACAAGCTTCAAGAATCAGTGGAATTAATCCAGCAGATATTCAAATGCTTCTTTTCCACTTAAAATCTAAAAAAGGAAACAATGAAGCTTAA
- a CDS encoding Cof-type HAD-IIB family hydrolase: MNKWVIFSDVDGTIYPFPNKELSNEIINKTKELADKNVPFVINTGNGPYEKIQRLANELSGRYIICSNGALIFDNLEKRILNIEYMPLKEVEKVWEISNRLGIGLYYFGTHQYYLKDFTKENKDFLTRFCEYDQWNTEGKINEDIHKIEVYGNRDEIERFYQEASKADIDLNICNLKTHIEITKTGVSKASGIKWLCDNIFDCTLEDVMGIGDSPNDIPMLQAVGYSYVMDNADPVTKKAAKYYTSDVRQNGLAEAIDDYLYRSDYELKRMISQQKSKK; the protein is encoded by the coding sequence ATGAATAAATGAGTAATTTTTAGCGATGTAGATGGAACAATCTACCCATTTCCTAATAAGGAACTTTCAAATGAAATTATCAATAAAACTAAAGAATTAGCTGATAAAAACGTTCCTTTTGTAATCAACACTGGTAATGGTCCATATGAAAAAATCCAAAGATTAGCTAATGAACTTTCAGGTAGATACATTATTTGTTCAAATGGAGCCTTAATTTTTGATAACTTAGAAAAAAGAATTTTAAATATTGAATATATGCCTCTTAAAGAAGTAGAAAAAGTTTGAGAAATTTCTAATAGATTAGGAATAGGGCTTTATTATTTTGGAACTCATCAATACTACTTAAAAGATTTTACTAAGGAAAATAAGGACTTTTTAACTCGTTTTTGTGAATATGATCAGTGAAACACTGAAGGAAAAATCAACGAAGATATCCATAAAATTGAAGTATATGGAAATAGAGATGAAATTGAAAGATTTTATCAAGAAGCTTCAAAAGCTGATATTGACTTAAATATTTGCAACTTAAAAACTCACATCGAAATTACCAAAACCGGAGTTTCTAAAGCAAGCGGAATTAAATGACTTTGTGATAATATTTTTGATTGCACCCTTGAAGATGTAATGGGAATTGGTGATAGTCCAAATGATATTCCAATGCTTCAGGCTGTTGGTTATTCATATGTTATGGATAATGCTGATCCAGTTACTAAAAAAGCAGCTAAATATTACACTTCAGATGTACGTCAAAATGGACTTGCTGAAGCAATTGATGATTATTTATACCGTAGCGATTACGAATTAAAAAGAATGATTTCACAACAAAAGTCAAAAAAATAG
- the thiI gene encoding tRNA uracil 4-sulfurtransferase ThiI, whose protein sequence is MYNKILIRYGELVLKKKNRKTFIKTLEQNIQHITGEKPQVEFDRMYLNYNEENLKNLNYVFGISSYSPVVVVENDIEVFQATILKMVEPTSKTFKIAARRNFKKFELTSDQINHALGGFVLKNTQMKVDVHNPDQTFYVEVRNGRTYIFSKYINGLGGLPVGVSGRILHLISGGFDSPVAAYELMKRGLKVDFLTFITPPQTDQRTIEKISNLTKVLAKYQRSSTLFVCDYSELMNYISFVSKESYKITLMRRSFYRIAEKMALKKSYLAVSNGDNLGQVASQTLESLATIGNATSIQIFRPLLTFDKNEVIDIARRIGTHDISIIKANETCELFAPKEPVTKPSLQTALELEKELYNLPEMEQEAFENGIDILNFKYRD, encoded by the coding sequence ATGTATAACAAGATTTTAATTAGATACGGAGAACTTGTTCTTAAAAAGAAAAATCGAAAAACTTTCATTAAAACATTAGAGCAAAACATCCAACACATCACTGGTGAAAAACCACAAGTAGAATTTGATCGTATGTACCTAAATTACAATGAAGAAAATTTAAAAAACTTAAATTATGTTTTTGGAATTAGTTCATATTCTCCAGTGGTTGTAGTTGAAAATGATATTGAAGTTTTTCAAGCAACTATTTTAAAAATGGTTGAACCAACATCTAAAACATTCAAAATTGCAGCGCGTAGAAACTTTAAAAAATTTGAATTAACTTCAGATCAAATTAATCACGCTTTAGGTGGTTTTGTTCTTAAAAATACCCAAATGAAAGTTGATGTTCATAATCCAGATCAAACTTTTTATGTTGAAGTTAGAAATGGACGTACCTATATTTTTTCAAAATATATAAATGGACTTGGAGGACTTCCTGTTGGTGTATCTGGAAGAATATTGCATCTTATTAGTGGTGGATTTGACTCTCCAGTAGCTGCTTACGAGCTTATGAAGCGTGGGCTTAAAGTGGATTTTTTAACTTTTATCACACCACCACAAACTGATCAAAGAACAATTGAAAAAATTTCAAATTTAACTAAAGTACTTGCTAAATATCAACGTTCATCAACTCTTTTTGTTTGCGATTATAGCGAGCTTATGAACTACATTTCTTTTGTTTCTAAAGAATCATATAAAATCACTTTAATGCGTCGTAGTTTTTATCGAATTGCTGAAAAAATGGCTCTTAAAAAAAGTTATTTAGCTGTTTCAAATGGTGATAATCTTGGTCAAGTTGCTTCACAAACACTTGAATCACTTGCTACAATCGGAAATGCAACTTCAATTCAAATTTTCCGACCACTTCTTACTTTTGATAAAAATGAAGTTATTGATATTGCACGTAGAATTGGTACTCATGATATTTCGATTATTAAAGCTAATGAAACTTGTGAGTTATTTGCTCCTAAAGAACCTGTCACTAAACCTTCTTTACAAACTGCTTTAGAGCTTGAAAAAGAGCTTTATAACTTACCAGAAATGGAGCAAGAAGCTTTTGAAAATGGTATTGATATATTAAATTTTAAATATAGAGATTAA
- a CDS encoding DUF262 domain-containing protein, which produces MAKKSKEKFLTEIWDIGTNVQGYFDNAILKWLHNSHISNDYINGNLINHLTINAIVYKDGTEEEFEFYKKDLSESTLNQVVQFLKICDILETNSKDKEPAIFYLKNEFIEKLKDDPISNWENTTREYIFEKITNKLNRYIDIINDYNAKKKETKSKQVDFVSYLTNNQREIFYDISDSNWMNSILLSFSKNFIENFGDSYYNLINEYLNKKNKSANVIKRWGEFCNYICTGKNPFNVKLILDKFITALGIKEKQKDQEILHFDYSSFAPEKLGYTNGFYEFNGNLDSSSNIVDDNTPFKSFVFNLNYLLHFSTIKNEIFLPLYQRNYSWNERLIDILFEDIEALIEEENKKHFLGSITFSQINNTLNIVDGQQRTMTLILFSYALYKMILHYNVHNEDKILIPEVFVDMFKNKKHWMNLRDYEESESYQYLKSLFSSDIKKIRKVFVPDIEKEFKSKIKNNLDHIWNILNSKIGFNKEKIEKLTKVFLENLYFNIMFVQSKYEDKIFEKMNLLSQRLNNIDLINSLIYKLWDPYNYPGCVKSFKKNISEHFYKVKNDETIEDDKKIEIFANFINYKHNLNCDSERNNEYKVYYILKKFIETKHKEFNGDFQKFLDVISKDLWIFKFILTENTNELEKLFDSQKMLFAKEISEVNKHMLISVFPFMCLTKVADTTVLFLIVYSILQKFNIISFNEFASKDDNLTNFNKAIRWLFEIERFRWIWKTSYFEGQSIRDIVKRWADKIQHHDGSDNIENIEDLRNELYKWINPQSTFKEIISTFAKDIENRLSEPSKRTTSSNKDYIMLIRRVECFLMNDFNNFPNWSYLKDNSELTKFLNLFSENSSWEHFYSRKIKEDSKDDEIEQAQKDSNLIDSIGNGFILNMQANNKGKNNPPAEKYEKLYKHTEKSMMSFTGVKFTIKEVKDKYLDKLPELFENQYKNYDKKIEILKIEKEWTKEKIENRNKAIIALIQDIYSLEKSDE; this is translated from the coding sequence ATGGCGAAAAAAAGTAAAGAAAAGTTCTTAACTGAAATTTGAGATATCGGTACAAATGTACAAGGATATTTCGACAACGCGATTTTAAAATGACTTCACAATTCTCATATTTCAAATGATTATATAAATGGCAATTTAATAAATCATTTAACAATAAATGCAATTGTTTATAAAGATGGCACTGAAGAAGAGTTTGAATTTTACAAAAAAGACTTATCAGAGAGCACTTTAAACCAAGTTGTGCAATTTTTAAAAATTTGCGACATTTTAGAAACAAATTCAAAAGATAAGGAACCAGCCATTTTTTATTTAAAAAACGAATTTATCGAAAAATTAAAGGACGATCCAATTTCGAATTGAGAAAATACAACTAGAGAATATATTTTTGAAAAAATCACCAATAAATTAAATCGTTATATAGATATCATTAATGATTACAATGCTAAGAAAAAGGAAACTAAATCAAAACAAGTTGACTTTGTAAGCTATTTAACTAATAATCAAAGAGAAATTTTTTATGATATAAGTGATAGTAATTGAATGAATTCAATTCTTTTATCATTTAGCAAAAACTTTATAGAGAATTTTGGAGATAGTTACTACAATTTAATTAATGAATATTTGAACAAGAAAAATAAATCTGCTAATGTAATAAAGCGTTGAGGTGAATTTTGTAATTATATTTGCACTGGAAAAAATCCGTTTAATGTGAAATTAATTTTAGATAAATTTATCACAGCATTAGGGATAAAAGAAAAACAAAAAGATCAAGAAATACTACATTTTGATTATTCTAGTTTTGCTCCTGAGAAATTAGGTTATACAAATGGTTTTTACGAATTCAATGGAAATTTAGATAGTTCCTCAAATATAGTTGATGATAATACACCATTTAAATCTTTTGTGTTCAATTTAAACTATTTACTTCATTTTTCTACTATAAAAAACGAAATATTCTTACCTTTATATCAAAGAAATTATTCTTGAAATGAAAGATTAATTGATATTTTATTTGAAGATATCGAAGCCTTAATTGAAGAAGAAAATAAAAAACATTTCTTAGGTTCTATAACATTTTCACAAATAAACAACACTTTAAACATTGTTGATGGACAACAAAGAACAATGACATTGATTTTGTTTTCATATGCGCTATATAAAATGATTCTTCATTATAATGTTCATAATGAAGATAAAATTCTTATTCCTGAAGTTTTTGTTGATATGTTCAAAAACAAAAAACATTGAATGAATCTTAGAGATTACGAAGAATCAGAATCATATCAATACTTAAAATCACTATTTTCAAGCGATATTAAAAAAATTAGGAAAGTTTTTGTACCTGATATTGAAAAAGAGTTTAAATCTAAAATAAAGAATAATTTAGATCACATTTGAAACATTTTAAATAGTAAAATTGGGTTTAATAAGGAAAAAATTGAAAAATTAACTAAGGTTTTCCTTGAGAATCTTTATTTCAACATTATGTTTGTGCAAAGCAAGTATGAAGATAAAATTTTTGAAAAAATGAACCTGCTTAGTCAAAGATTAAATAATATCGATTTAATTAATTCATTAATTTATAAACTTTGAGACCCTTACAATTATCCTGGTTGTGTAAAAAGTTTTAAGAAAAATATATCAGAGCATTTTTATAAAGTAAAAAACGATGAAACTATCGAAGATGATAAGAAAATTGAAATTTTTGCTAATTTTATTAATTACAAACACAATCTTAACTGTGATAGTGAAAGAAATAATGAATATAAAGTTTATTACATTCTCAAAAAATTCATTGAAACTAAACATAAAGAATTTAATGGAGACTTTCAAAAGTTTTTAGATGTGATTTCGAAAGATCTTTGAATTTTTAAATTCATATTAACTGAAAATACTAATGAATTAGAGAAATTATTTGATTCGCAGAAAATGCTATTTGCTAAAGAAATTAGCGAAGTAAACAAACATATGTTAATTTCTGTTTTCCCTTTTATGTGCCTTACTAAAGTTGCTGATACAACAGTTTTATTTTTAATTGTTTATAGTATCTTACAAAAATTTAATATCATAAGTTTTAATGAATTTGCATCTAAAGATGATAATTTAACCAACTTCAATAAAGCTATAAGATGACTTTTTGAAATCGAAAGATTTAGATGAATTTGAAAAACAAGTTACTTCGAAGGTCAATCAATTAGGGATATTGTTAAACGTTGAGCTGATAAAATTCAACATCATGATGGTAGCGATAATATTGAAAATATTGAAGATTTAAGAAATGAACTTTATAAATGAATTAATCCGCAAAGTACATTTAAAGAAATAATTAGTACTTTTGCTAAAGATATAGAAAATAGACTTTCAGAACCATCCAAAAGAACTACAAGTAGTAATAAAGACTACATAATGCTTATAAGAAGAGTTGAATGTTTTTTAATGAATGATTTTAATAATTTTCCAAATTGAAGCTATTTAAAAGATAATTCGGAATTAACAAAATTCTTAAATTTATTTAGTGAAAATTCAAGTTGAGAGCATTTTTATTCTAGAAAAATAAAAGAGGATTCAAAAGACGACGAAATAGAACAAGCACAAAAAGACTCTAATTTAATCGATTCTATTGGTAATGGTTTTATCTTAAATATGCAAGCAAACAACAAAGGGAAAAATAACCCTCCTGCTGAGAAATATGAAAAATTATATAAACATACGGAAAAATCGATGATGTCTTTTACAGGTGTGAAATTCACAATTAAAGAAGTAAAAGATAAATATTTAGATAAATTACCAGAATTATTTGAAAATCAATATAAAAACTATGATAAAAAAATTGAAATTCTCAAAATTGAGAAAGAGTGAACTAAAGAAAAAATTGAAAACAGAAATAAAGCAATCATTGCTTTAATTCAAGATATTTATTCACTTGAAAAATCTGATGAATAG